DNA from Flavobacterium aestivum:
GTTATAGTTTATCGCAAAAGCAAACCAATCTTTAGGGTCTGTATCTTGTTGCAAATTGATAATTTTGTTTATCCCCGTAAGCCAGCCTCTAATGTTGTAGCTGTAATCTACTTTTTGCAATGGCGTGCCGCTGTTGTTCCCTACTTTTTTACTGCTTAGTTGCCCCAAATCATCATAGGTATTGGCTGCCAATAGCTGGATTGCTCCACCATTTATCTGGTGAGTGTGTGTGAGCAAAAGCCCTTGCGGAGAATAAGTGAAATCTTCTTTTACGACAAGTTCTGCATCACCAGTGGCACGTTTGTGTTTGGTTATGGTATAGAACGGTTTACCGGTAAAGTCCAGTTTACTGTCCGTATAGCTATAACCTCCCAAATGATTTTGGGTATAACTGCGTATAGGTTTGGCTTTGCTGTCATAAAAGGTAGAGGTAGTCTCACCCAAATTTTCAGTTGATGATGTAAGTACTCTTGTCCAACTGCCCGTAGCAAGACCTTTGGCATTAGCCAAAACGTTTTGTCCTTCTATCGTAGTAGGAACTGTTCTTATATTATTCTAAAAATTAAAACTTCTTTAATTAAAGGTTTTGTTATTAGTAAGTTGTATATTTAGTTTCGATGTAAGTTCTTAAATTTAATTATCTAAAATTATATTCATTATGAAAGTATTATTTACTTCAATTTTTATTGTTTTATCCAGTCTTCCAAAGAATAATACTGATAGTGTTTATATATGTATTAGTAAAACAGCCAGTAAATATCATCTTACTACTAACTGTAGAGGTCTAAATCAATGTACACATGAGGTTAGAAAAGTTAGTTTGAAAGAGGCAAACGAACTTGGCTATAAAGAATTGTGTGGATGGGAAAAATAATTTAACGAAGCCCATAAAAAAACCTCGCATTTCGCGAGGTTTCTTCTTTTTATCCTTTATTTAAATTATTGATATTTTTCAATACGTTAGAAATATAAAACCGCATATTACTAACTTTGAAATACTACCGATTTATTCAATACCCATAATTTCCTCTCTTTTAATTACTAAATATTTTGGTAAATAGTCATTCCTTACAACTTGATAACCATTTAAATAAAAATAGTACGATATAGTCATAATTTCATTCGGAGATGTTTCTTTTGAAATATTCAAGATATAAGAGCCTTTTTCAAAATCTTCTTTTTTACTATATTTTTTAAAAAAAGTTTCAAACGTTTGGTCCTTATATTCATTCTCAATCGTTTTACTCAATTTAAAAATTTTATACGGAATGTTATCAAAAACAGTTGTATTGAGCTGAATATTGTGATTTAAAACATCTGATAAAAATTCGTTATAACTCTTGAATATTGATTTATAATGATAATTGTATACATAATTTAGATAATCAGCATTCGTTATAATTATTTGCTGGTTTTTTGACAGAACAAATAGATCTAAATTTCCAAATTTAGAAGGGATTTTATAACTTCCTTCTGATAGTTTATTTATAACTTCATTTGATATTATCTCTTTCTTTTCCACACAAGAAGAAAAAATTGATACTAAAAATATAATAAAAATACACTTTTTCATTTTTAACTATTTAAATTTATTACTAGGCGGTTCTTTTAAGTCTTTAGGATCAATAGGTTTACCATATTGTGTCCTTTCAAGTTGTTTTAATGTTTTTCTCATAAGATTTTCAAAAAATACAGCTCTTATTTCCGATGGATCTTTTTCATTATTTTCTGTGTCATCAGCCATATTTCCTATATCATAATCGAATTGATGTCTCATTTCGTGTGCAACTGCTGCATCATCTGAATCAGTAGTTCCTTCAGTTTTTTCATACTCTGCGTCATCCTCTTTAGAAAAATGATATGATGTACGTGTACCCACTGGTGAATTCTTATCTGATGTACTTGGTATACCATATGCACTGACGGCACTTTTATAACCTGTCTCTACGTAATGATGAAGTTTACTTGTTTCAAGCTTATGTAATACTCCTTTTAGTCTAGAATCATTTGATTTTTCAATTTTTCTATATGTTGACAAAACTTTATACATAGTAGGGTCAACACTTTCCTTTCCAGGATTATATCTTCTAGAGTATTTTCCATTTGCATCTAATTCATAAAAATTTCCTTTGCGATATTGAAAATTTCTTGCTTGATCTCCTTTTGTAACAATAAATATTATATCTCTACCGTCGGGGTCAATTGCATTTGTTGGATTATTAGCTACATAAGCATAAGGAGATAATGAAGAAAACTTTTCTGCTAATGGGTCAATACCCCACCAAGTACAATCTGCAGGGTCATAAAGTCTCGCCCCATAGTCATACATGTTAAGTCCAAGCTCATCTTGTAATTCCTTACCGCCAAAGAGTCGCTTTTGTGCGGGATTTGTTGAAGTTACGGTAGAATTATATCCTTGATGTTTTAAGCCAAAAGGGTAGTAATGACTCTCCTCGATAATCTCACTATTGGTAATAGCTCCATCTCCATTGGCATCTCCATAGCTCAACCTAACATTCCCTAAATGGTCTTTGTACTGGAACACATATTTATAAGAACTTCCGTTAGGCTCTACGTAACCTTCCGCCGTTGGGAAAAATTGCAACACATTGTCTTTGTACTGGAACCCGCCCAAATAATTGGTAGTTGTAACAGTTGGTGTTGGCAACAAAGAATTAACCGTTTTCTGTACTTTTAGCCCAGCCGAGTTGTAAATATAGGCAATAGTATTTCCAGTTCCAAATGTTATTTTAACAGGAAGATTCAAATGGTTGTACACAATATTGGTAATGTTCTTGTTTTTATCGGTAATCATGTTTCCATTCGAGTCATAACTATAATCATCACCTGTTTTGTTACCATCAATAAAACCTTGACTGTCATTACCCGCAGGGCTGTCAGTTACTTTGGTAAGTTGGTTAGAGTTCGCATTGCTGTAATCATACGCTAAATCATCTATCTGAAAAATTATAGATGGTGCATCGCTGCCACCAAATCTTTGCAGAGAGGTGATATTACCATTTTTATCGTAACTCAAGCTCTCATTATAGGCACCCGAAACCGGAATATTCTCCCCAGGTTTTTGGTAAATGGCCTTTTTTAATCTATTAAGATCATCGTATTGATACCCATAGGAACGGAGTGTGCCATCAGAGTTAGATCGCCAGAATGTTTCGGCTATATTGCCGTTATACAATGGCTTTAGATTTGCTACACTTCCTGCTACAACATTGTAGTTTATTTTGAATCCAAACAAATCTTTTTCCGTAGTATTCAAAATCAAGTTGTTGCTGGAATCGTTGTTGATTCCTGTCATCCAGCCTCTTATGTTGTAGGTGTAGTCTATTTTTTGCAATGGAGTACCGCTGTTGTTCCCTACTTTTTTACTGCTTAGTTGCCCCAAATCATCATAGGTATTGGCAGCCAATAGCTGAATGGCACCACCATTTATCTGATGGGTATGTGTGAGTATACGTCCTTGCGGAGAATAGGTGAAATCCTCTTTTGTGACAAGTTCAACATCGCCAGTAGTTCGTTTATGCTTGGCTATAGTGTACAGCAATTGCCCTGAAAAATCCAGTTTGCTATCAGTACTAGTATATCCATCTAAATAGTTTTGGACATAGCTGCGTATAGGTCTTGCCTTAGCATCATAGAACGTAGTAGAGGTTTCTCCTAAAGATGTTGAAGCAGTGGTTAATACCCTTGTCCAACTACCAGTTGCAAGACCTTTGGCATTAGCCAAAACCGTTTGCCCTTCTATAGTAGTAGGAATAGTGGGTACATTAGGGAATGTGTAATTGTCATAATAATTAACCGTAAGTAGTTTAATGCTCGTAGGGGCAACAGTATTGCTATAATACGCCTGAATCCCATCTATAGCACCCGAAGTTTGTTTGGTCTCAAACAAAACTGTGGCATTATTTTGAGCATTCTGCAGGGTAGTTCGGCTCAAAGCATCCGCAGTAGAATTTGACCAACCAGTGTAAACGGGTCTGCCAAAAGCATCATATTTAGTAATGAGCCAACCCACCGCAGTATCATCCTTAAATGGTGAATTTGCAGGACCTGTGGCAACGGGTCTGTCCAGTTTATCGTATACAATAAATTCCCATTGTTTGCCCGGTATTTTTTTCTCGACCAAACGGTTGCGATAATCGTATTTGTACTGGTAACACAATCCGTCTAGTACTTCCTGATTTATGGTTCCGTCAGCCTTTGGCGGAATTACATAGGTTAAATTGCCATAAGTGTCATATACATAATGCGTATCGTGTTTGGTTCCGGATTCGTAGGTTCTCTTTAGGATTACCTTGCCCTCTTTGTTTTTAAACTCAACTGTACTTCCTCCGTTTTCGGTAGGATTGGCAGAACTGTTCTCATCATACGTAACCGTTTTGATTAGTTCACTGGCAGCATAATTTCCATCTTCAGACAAGGCAATATCAAACAATCCAGATCCGGCATTCCAGTTTGCGGCAGCGCGATAGAGTTTTACTTCGGTATCCGTATTGGTCTGATAATCCATCTTGATTTCGTGACCACCATCCATAGCCCAATCATTACCCGGAGCCGCTTGTTTTATGACTCTGCCTAGAGGTGATAATTCTAATTTCTTTTCAGAAAAAGGATTGGCTGTATTTTCATATTTCTCTGCACTGTAAAAAGTAATGGCATTTTCTGCTGCATTTGCGTCATAAGCCATATTACTGGAATTTGCTGCATATGGCAGGTATTCCTTGGTTGGTCTGCCAAAATCATCGTAACCGGTAGAGGTTATTATATCCTTTCCTGCTGTAGATTGCTTATTGGCAATTTGTTGCACGGGTCTTCCCAGTCCGTCGAAATACGTAATATTCACTAGCGCTTTTTCAGGAGTTGGTCCCTGTAAAATAGTATTTGTAGGCTCTTTATAAGTAGTCGTTATAATATAATTGTAGTCTGATGAAGGGGAAGCCAAACTACTGCAATCTGGGCTTGTTCCTGCTATTGTTGGACAATTATCCGAGTAATTGGCAACATACTTTCCGGCTGGTGGTGTACATTGTTGTACAAAATTTGATGGGTCACCCAGTCCGTCCTGTTCATTGTCTGCATACCATTTGGTATTAGGATTAAGATCGCCGTTCGAATCATCACAATCGGTATTATTAGCCACATAACCCGTAGGTTGAATGCTATAGTAAAGAGTTATGTTAGGATTCCCAAATGTATCTTTATCAAAATCCTTATAAAAAGTTTGTGGTGGGATATTGGTAATAAACTCATTTCTATCATTATAATCACTGGCATTGGTCACATAGCCCGTTGGTTGAAGACTATAGTACAAACTCACGTTTGGATTCCCAAAAGTATCTTTGTCATAATCCTCATAAAAATTTCGGGGTTGAATGTTGATGATATTTCCCGTTCTGTCGTCATAATCACTGGCATTGGTTACATAGCCCGTAGGCTGATTGCTATAGTATACACTTACGTTGGGATTCCCAAAAGTGTCTTTATCATAATCCTCATAGAAAGTTCGAGGGGGAATATTGGTAATATTTCCCGTTCTGTCATCATAATCAGCATTATTGAGTACATATTTGTAAGGTTTGTTACAACTTGAAACTGTGACAGCCGGATCACCAAAAGTATCACCATCATTATCATAATACCATACCCTAACGGTGTATACCGTTACATCGTAGTCATTACAATCATCCGCTGTATCTACATACCTATCAGGTTTTGTACAGCTTTGTTTAGTTTGTGATGCAGCTCCATGTCCGTCGCCATCATTATCAAAATACCATATAGTATTTGGTTTTATGAACCTATTTCCGTCATCGCAATCTCCAGACTCGCGAGCGTAACCTACCGGTTGTGTACAACTTTTAACAAAATTGTTGGTTACACCAAAACCATCGCCATCAACATCGCGATACCACATTACATCTGGATGCACATTAACATTACTGTCATTACAATCCCCACCCTTGAGAACATAGTCATGGTTAAGTGGAGGAGCGCATCCAAAACGAGAACCTGCACCTGCACCAAAAGTATCATGATCGCTATCAATATACCAAACTGTATTGGGATTTAAGTCGTAATCAGAATCATTACAGTCATCACCATTGTCTGTATATCCTGCGGGTCTGGTACAGCTTAAGACTGTTATCTCACGAACTCCGAAATTATCGCCATCTACATCTCTGTACCAAACTGTATTGGGGTTTATAGCGACATTTCCGTCATTACAATCTAAATTATTAGTTACATAACCATCAGGTTTTACACTACAGTATACCGTTACAGTTGGACTCCCAAAAGTATCGGTATCATAATCCCTGTAAAAAGTTTGTGGAGTAATATTAGTAATCGCTCCATTGGCATCATCGTAATCCCATGGATTTATTACATAATCAGCAGGTTGTATACAACCGATTATAGTAATTGAACGATTCCCATAACCATCGTGATCCCCATCACGATACCAAACAGTAGTTGGTTTTATAGCTGCATTATTATCATTACAATCTAAATTATTGGTAACATAGTTAGGAGGTGCTATACTATAAAATACCCTTACGTTGGGATTACCAAAAGTATCCCCATCTGAATCGTGGTAAAAATATTGGGTAGGGGCTACATTGGTAATATATTTATTGGTATCATCCAAATCATCCCCCTCAGCTACATACCCATCAATTTTGGTTGCACTCAGTCTGGTTCTTATGGGATCTCCAAATCCATCTTTATCACTATCCCTATACCATGTAACAGGACGATCACCTCCTCCACCAGGAGGTGGTGCTGCCATTGGCATAGGCGCAGCTAATACTTTTTGATTGTTTTGGGAATATCCTATTGTAGCTAAAAACAGCAAAAAGAAGATAAATGTAATTTTTTTCATAATTCTGTTTTTAGTTTTTATAATGGTATTGGTTCTCAGTTACAATTTTTCCCTGACTGTCTTTTACCACTTTCAGGCGATTAAATGGGTCATATTCATAATATGTTGTTAGGCCTTTAGGATCAGTTACTGTACTTATTCCCACTAATGGTATATAGGTAAAGGTGGTTATCATTGCGTTTGGTAAATTATTTCTAAATGTTTCCTCATTAGTCGCATATGCTGCGATCGCCTGATCGTAAGTTGCATTTTCAACTTTGGCAATTGGCTTGGTTTTATTGTATCCCCAGATAATGGCCACTGGTGTGCCGCTCTCTAAGGTATATTGGAGAATATTACCCACGTCATCGTATTTGTCGTATGTAATTTTTCTTTCCAGAGAATTTGCCGTTGGCAACGAATTAGGAAATTTGGCAGCATAAATAAACTTTGGCAATAGCAAATTAGCTGTCGTGGCATCCTTTGCAAATTCTGTTTTTTGCTCGGATAGTTTGACACCTCCTCTGTAAGTTTCTGTTTTTAATGGAGTATCAATTCTATTACTCTCTTTCATATCCAGTACAAAAGGTTCTGATGCCATAGCTAAATCGAGAGGATAATAATATTTGGTTTCTAATGTTTCCTTTAAGGAGGATTTGGTGCTTTGCGATGTCATTTGTAGATGCGATGGATTAGTATACCCGTAGGTTGTTGTTGTTTCTACGGGATTTAATCCGTTAAGATCGTATTTTTTGGATACTGACGATTGCAGATAAAACCAATATGATTTTGTTGCATATTCTACTATACTCAAATAATCGATAGCATCTACAACTGCGAAGAGATCACTAAAATGTTTTCGAACATTATAGTCCTTAACTTCCTTGCTATAAGAAGGATCCAGCTTATAATTGTTTTCATTCTCGGCTACAACCACTATTGAAGCAGTACCATTTTTTTTCTGAAATACCTGTGATTTTATCTCCAGACCATTATCCCAACCAAAATTGGTTAACGGAGCACTTTTAATATCAACTGTCCCTAAAATTCTACTACTGCCATTGTTTTGACCGTTAGCATCCAAATCATCTTCCCAATTATCTCTGTGCACAATAAATTCTTTCATTTCTCCACCATTCTCAAAAGCATCTCCACCTTCACTAACCGTTACATACTTATAAAAGCAATTACTGCTTCCTGTATCAAACAAGGAAATTATACTACTGGAACTAACCACAAGATTACTGTTATCTGACATAAAAGTGCTACCAGGACCACTTTGGCACAATCTTCTTAGAAGTTCTATATCAATATAAAGAGGCGCTTTTCCTTTATCTCCAGATGAATGGGTGAGATCACTTTTTGAGGCATAATAATAGCGCTTATAGTTCGCTCTAGCTGATGCCTCTGCAAAATCTTTGGTTGATTTAATGCGTACACCACCCGTTTCTAAATTTGTAGATATCTTTTCTGGTGCTGTTTTATAATAGGTCATCTCAACCCATGCTGAAGCGCGAAGTCCGCTTTTAAGTAGACTAACTGTATACAATTTACCTGCTTCAGCATCAAAATAAACAGTATTGGTGACTTTTTTTATAACGGTATAAGCGCCTTTATAATAATAGGGAGTGCCAAACTGAGAGATTTGATAGAAATCCAAAAAATTTCCAGAATTTTCATCCTTTATTTGCATGGAAGCACTGTAATGTCCCGTATCACGCGGATCTGGAATTAGAACACCATTGTCATCATATTTGGGCTCCTCTTCGTTTGAATAATAAACATAGCCCGAAAATTCAATTCTCTGATTAATAGGCGAGGTAAAAGTAAAGGTACCTTTTTTTGGAGTATCATCTATACCATCATTATCTTCATCTACAAAGGGAAGATCAATTTTTTCTACTGTTTTTGCAGGATAAGTTGTTTTTTCCCCCCAGTAGGTATTACTCTCATAATCAAATTCGGTAAATCCTTTAGTAGGATAAATGATTTTACTGAGCAAACCAATCTTGGCAAAATTGGCATTGGGTTCTTTATCCGCTCCGTTATAATCGATATCATTTAAACCATACTCCCTTATGTTTTTGGGTACTAAATTGGTATTACTGTTTTTCCCATTGTAATATCCCCAATGATCTTGGCTTGTTGCAAGTCTCTTGGGAAAACCGTTCGGATTGATGTACTCAAAAGCATATTTTTTAGTCGGGTCAATACATGTAATGTCTTGCAAAAACACACGCGCATTGGGCGTTTTTAAATAATTGAAGTTTATTTTTTCAATCACAAGGCCATTAGCGTTGAATTGGGTGATAGTATTAATTTTGCTATTGCCATTGACTTCTTCATTAACTCCCGAAGCTGTATAATCGAAAGTAACATACCCATCACTGTTATTATTACTGTATATCTTATTCACTCTTTTGCCGATAACATTCATATTAAAAGAAACAATGGCACTAAGAGTTGGAGCATTAGTATACGTACTCCCATCACAACCATTTTGTATTTGAGGATACGACATACTTAATGTTTGGGAATTGGATGCGATGTAATCCATATTGGCATCCTCATAGCTAAGATATATTTCCGAGCCGTTGGGATGCACTATTTTACTTAAATACCATGCTGTGTTGGAACCACTTATTACTGAATGTCCTGCACCCATATTCCTAAAAGTGGTCATTTCTTTTTCCGTAAAATAATATTTAACGCCATTGGTGGTTGTCAGTAGAAAATCGGCATTATCCGTTCCGCATCGCGCTATTTTTATTTTTTGATGGTTTACTAAAACCGGTACATTGTTTTTATCATATACAAATTTCCCCGAATTGCCATTAAAATTAAAAGAATAGATATCCCTTTCCGTATCGGCATTATCCTGTCCAGCAGCTTTGTAAAATTGTAATTTTTCTGCATCGGTTGCGGTTGATAAATTATCAGGCGGATAAACCCCAGTTTGGGTATCATCGGATTTATCCCTTACCGTTCTGGTGATAACCCCTCCAAAATTAAGGTTCCAACCCAATCCTACATTCGAGGCAACTTCATCTACCTTTATTCCGTTAGAACCATAAAAAAGCGATAGAGGTGATTCTAAATCTTTAGTCTTAAAAGTAATCAGCGGAACCGAAATATTTGCTGCTCCTGTAAACGTACCGACAGGGACATTGCCATATTTGCCCAATTCTCCCGCAGTAGGAGAGGGTGGGGTTATGTTGGGAAGGAATTTACCTGTATCTTGCGCAACTGCATTTAGACATGCAAAAATGAACAACAGGAAAAAGACATATTGACTCCTGTTGTTGGTAGTATATATAGTACTCATTGTGTTTTTTAATTTTTTCCTTTTTTTATTATTTTCACTCCATCACTCTGTACATTGGTTTTTATGTTCACCACATATATTCCTTCGGGATATTGACTTAAATCTATTGGTACGGTTCGCTCTTTGACAGGGAATCGTTGTAATATACGACCTGCTATATCTACTACTGTAGCTGTTCCGTCTTCAAAATCATAGCCTATAATAATGTTGGTAAATGCCTGTGCGGGATTAGGAATGGCCTCTACGCTTGTTTTTACTTTTTCTAGTTTGGTTTTGTCTTTGAGTTTTACTACCCAAAAATCATTTCCGCCTATATTTCCGTTTTTATCCTTAGAGGCGTTAGAGTTTGAGGTTCCAGCCATAAGATAGCCGCCATCTCTTGTTTCTATTAGTTTGCGTAGTATGTCTTCTCCGCCGCTTCCTACTGTTTTCTTCCAGGTTTCTTCGCCTTTTTCATCTATTTTTAAGGCGATGTAGTCATTAATTCCTTCTCTGTCTTTATTGATGAGATTAGTTGCTTTTCCAACCAGACCTTCTCTAGGTTGTTTGTTTTCGCTTTGGGCGTATCCGCCAATGAGATAGGTATGGTCTTTATTCTCGACCAATGAGGTTAAAATATCGACTTTCCCAAAATCGTAGGTTTTGCTCCAGAGAACTTCGCCTTTTTCATCCAGTTTGAGTACCCAGTAATCGGTTCCATTTCCTACGTTGCCTCCCAAAGTGGTAAGTGGTTGTGTACTGTTAGAATTTCCTCCCAGTATATAACCGTTATCCTGAGTCTGATGAATAGCATACAATTGGTCGTCTCCATTACTACCGTATGTTTTTTGCCACTCTATAATTCCGGCATTATCAATTTTTATAACCCAATAATCTCCTATTCCTTTATTAGGCTCGGTTTTGTCTCCGGATCGAGTTGAGTTTGAATATCCTCCTATAATATATCCGTTATCTTGGGTTTGTTCCATGCTTCTAAGTAAATCGGCATACTCACCTCCATACGTTTTTTGCCACTCAACAACTCCTGATTTGTCGAGTTTAACAATCCAATAGTCCATGTTGCCACGACTTTTTTCGGATTTGGCACACAAATCAGGTTTAGCGTCTAATGGTACTGCATGAAGAGCATTTTTTTCTTCTGCCGGACTTGAGCTGGAGGAACCTCCTAGCATATAACCGCCATCTTTGGTCTGAAAAGCGCATACCAGTTCATCCTGACTGCTGCCGCCTATGGTTCTTTGCCATTGCTCTTCGCCTTTGGCATTAAGCTTAACTACCCAAAAATCCGTTACGCCTCTACAAGAGTCTTTTTTCTGAAAATCTTTTGATGAACTGGAAGTACCAGCAAGAATAAAGCCACCATCTGTGGTGTTTTTTATGCTTTGTAATAAATCGAATCCGCTGCCCCCGATGCTTTTTTGCCAGTCGAGTTCGCCTTTTTCATCCATTTTCCAAATCCAGTAATCAAGATCTCCGTGATTGTTATCTGTTTTATTTCCGCTTTTGTCAGAGAGAGAGCTTCCAGCGAGTATAAAACCATAATCGGCTGTGGGTTGTGCATCAAAAAGATAATCGGCATGTTTGCCTCCATATGATTTTTCCCAAAGTATGTCCTGAGAGTGTATCAGTAGGGGGAAAAAAAGTAGGGGTAATAAGTATTTTTTCTTCATTTTTGAGTGGTATTACTATAAAAAAAGTGCTGTTTTTCGCACTAAGGTTAGGTGTTTGTAATTTGGCGCAAGGATATGCCCTATTATTGGCATATACAATACCCACATTTAGTGATATTTTTAATTTTTTTCAATGATTTGGAGTCTCTAACAACTTTTCTTACAGTAAATTATAAATTACAAAAACTTTACTTACTCCTTAAAAAGATACATTCAATTTAATATTTATGTATTGGAGAGCTTTTGGTATGCTTTGGGCAAGATGTTTTTATGAAATTGAAATGTAACTGTTTGATAGATAATATGTATTTGAAAAAAAATCCGAATGTTATTGATGAGATTTCTATACTGCCCCTAAAAGTGATTTTTTTTTGTGGGCAGTATAGATAAAACTTTTTTTAATCATAGAACGGTGCTGTGATTATGATGAAAATAGTTTCTCATTATGTGTAGCTATTCGCGACAATTTTTATAAGTCCAAACCTTTTGCTTTGTTAGGGTAGGATTTCAATAATCATAATGATAAATATTTGTGATTAAAAGAAATAAAGTAATAAGGACACCAGCCCCACAAATTACAATGAGTACATCAATAATTAAGAGCGTGTGTTTTGAGTTAAATAGTTTCATTATAGATTGTTTTTTTGGTGAAACGCTTTACTCATTAAATCAGGTTTTGAGGGTTTTTGGTGGTTGATGCTTTTAATTGTAGATTTGTCGTGCATAACATTAATCTGTTTTAAGGTTAATAAATTTGTTTATGAACCGGAGTTCCAGCTTCGGTTTATTTTTTGTTTAAAATAGCTTTGCGTTGCAAATGTTTTTTTGAGGTTTCGTATAATCTTTTTTGATATAATTCAAAGAGTGCGTCTTCAATATCTTCATTAGAGTTTCTGCCGTTAAAAACATGATTTATATAGGACTGTCCGTAAGGAATACCGTTTTTTCTAACTATTCCTTTGCTTTTCAATATGGCTTGTACGTCTTTTGAATAGCTGTTTTTAAAGACTTTCTTCATTTTTTTTCTCTCAGTAATTGTTATCATAGGTAAGTACTGTTTTTTGTGACATATTTATTTTAACTTTACTACGGCGGTGCTATTTTTCTTGCATCTCAAAGATATATCATTTATTAATATGTTGTATCAAAAATAATATAAAAATTTTAAAAAAATGCAAACAGAGGGAGAAAGATTGAGATATTACATTGAAAGTAAGGGGGATAGTATTAGGAAGTTTTGTTTGGATAATGATATTTTGTACACTTCATTGCATCCGATATTGATGAATTCCAGACCTCTAGGAATAAATATCTTAAAGAAGATTATGGAATCTTGCCCTAATTTAAACGTGAATTGGGTATTAACCGGTAAGGGTGATGTTGAGATCAACCCTAATGAGGTTGATGCTTTAAAAGAACCTAATCCGATTTATGGAAATATTGATCCTGGTTATGAAGCTTTCTTAAAGTATTTGGACAGAGAAACCGCTGTTGAGAAAATAAAGAAGCTGATTGATCTTAGGCTCAATAAAAATGAAGCTAAATAGATTGGGATTTAAAAATGAAGCACAAAACAATACCTTAAGATTGCTTCATAATGCAAAAATTCTAACTACCAATATTAATGTAAAGGATATTGCAATCCTATTGTTGTAATAAATAGCACCGATATGAGATTGTGTGTGTTTGGTATAATCTTAATAAGTATCCCTTTTTGAGACGATTGTGTGATTGTCTTAAAAATCCAAAAAGATATTTTTTACTTTCTTTTAAAGCTACCCCAAAGTGTTTTAATGAAGAGTTAATGTTTGTAATAAGTTTGATGGGTGTTTTATTTTTACATCACCAACTTGTTTGAAAAGTTGAGCAATTTTCTATTCATTCTTTATTGAGTAATCATAAATAGATTGTTTTTATCTGTTTCAATTTTATAAAAACTGAGTTATTTCCAACCAGTTATTGATTCAATTTTTTTACCAGTAAAGCTTTCTTTTTTTGTTCAAAATGCTTGAAATTAGATAAATACGATAAGTAT
Protein-coding regions in this window:
- a CDS encoding T9SS type A sorting domain-containing protein, whose amino-acid sequence is MKKKYLLPLLFFPLLIHSQDILWEKSYGGKHADYLFDAQPTADYGFILAGSSLSDKSGNKTDNNHGDLDYWIWKMDEKGELDWQKSIGGSGFDLLQSIKNTTDGGFILAGTSSSSKDFQKKDSCRGVTDFWVVKLNAKGEEQWQRTIGGSSQDELVCAFQTKDGGYMLGGSSSSSPAEEKNALHAVPLDAKPDLCAKSEKSRGNMDYWIVKLDKSGVVEWQKTYGGEYADLLRSMEQTQDNGYIIGGYSNSTRSGDKTEPNKGIGDYWVIKIDNAGIIEWQKTYGSNGDDQLYAIHQTQDNGYILGGNSNSTQPLTTLGGNVGNGTDYWVLKLDEKGEVLWSKTYDFGKVDILTSLVENKDHTYLIGGYAQSENKQPREGLVGKATNLINKDREGINDYIALKIDEKGEETWKKTVGSGGEDILRKLIETRDGGYLMAGTSNSNASKDKNGNIGGNDFWVVKLKDKTKLEKVKTSVEAIPNPAQAFTNIIIGYDFEDGTATVVDIAGRILQRFPVKERTVPIDLSQYPEGIYVVNIKTNVQSDGVKIIKKGKN